In Limnobaculum parvum, one DNA window encodes the following:
- a CDS encoding MipA/OmpV family protein: MKLSRIVWNSCILGAVLAVPVANADTWSIGAGAAVEMYPYKGVDNQVSPLPVINYEGDHFYIRGIGAGAYVWKDSHNQLSLDLYYSPLRFRASKSDDNQMKKLDNRDSTMMGGASYKHTADWGIIRTSLSADMLDTSNGLRADAAYLHPFVLNDLKIIPGVGAVWYSSNFNDYYYGISGKESNRSGLDKYKADSSWSPYAELTATYKINNSWSTYATGRYTSLASEVKDSPMVDKSYSAAVAGGVTYTF, from the coding sequence ATGAAATTAAGTCGTATTGTTTGGAATTCATGTATTTTAGGTGCCGTACTGGCTGTTCCTGTTGCTAATGCAGACACATGGTCTATTGGGGCAGGGGCAGCGGTTGAAATGTACCCTTATAAAGGCGTTGATAACCAAGTCTCGCCTTTACCAGTGATTAATTATGAAGGTGACCACTTCTATATTCGCGGTATTGGTGCCGGTGCTTATGTCTGGAAAGATAGCCACAATCAACTGTCACTGGATCTCTATTACTCACCGTTACGTTTCCGGGCCAGTAAAAGTGACGATAACCAGATGAAGAAGTTGGATAACCGTGACTCGACTATGATGGGCGGTGCTAGTTATAAGCATACGGCTGACTGGGGTATTATCCGAACATCACTCTCTGCGGATATGTTGGATACAAGCAATGGCCTGCGTGCTGATGCTGCTTATTTACATCCTTTCGTATTGAATGATTTAAAGATTATTCCGGGAGTCGGTGCCGTTTGGTATAGCAGCAACTTTAATGACTATTACTATGGTATATCAGGTAAAGAGTCTAACCGTAGTGGTCTGGATAAGTATAAAGCTGACAGCAGTTGGTCACCTTATGCTGAATTGACCGCGACTTATAAGATCAATAATAGCTGGAGCACTTATGCTACAGGCCGTTATACAAGTCTGGCCAGTGAAGTGAAAGATAGCCCAATGGTAGATAAATCATATTCAGCAGCGGTTGCTGGTGGTGTTACTTACACTTTCTAA
- a CDS encoding D-hexose-6-phosphate mutarotase: MSDFLFSLPIEQQLTPYLTLRKQDELAIIVVNHPKAKGAIALQGAHLLAWQPNGEEPVIWLSKASHFKQGTPIRGGIPICWPWFGKVASPAHGFARNELWQLTAHDANEDAVWLTFSLEDNEQTRQIWPHAFCLIARIKLGTTCEIELESHGDYSMTSALHTYFNIADISQVSISGLGSHYLDTITGTEHDTHDKTLTFAGPVDRVYSQPESFSVIKDPVLGRSIEVHHHNASDVVTWNPAAEGASAMKDMEDDGYKTMVCVETANASQPVEVHSDKPQYLSVTIRCHKNEPA; encoded by the coding sequence ATGTCAGACTTTCTCTTTTCATTACCAATAGAACAACAATTAACTCCCTATTTGACTCTACGCAAACAAGATGAATTAGCCATTATTGTGGTTAATCACCCTAAAGCCAAGGGCGCTATTGCACTACAAGGCGCTCATTTATTGGCATGGCAGCCCAATGGTGAAGAGCCTGTAATCTGGTTAAGCAAAGCCAGTCATTTTAAACAAGGCACGCCAATTCGCGGTGGAATTCCTATTTGTTGGCCTTGGTTTGGCAAAGTTGCCTCCCCTGCTCATGGTTTCGCCAGAAATGAGCTTTGGCAATTAACTGCACATGATGCAAATGAAGATGCTGTCTGGCTTACCTTCTCTCTAGAAGATAACGAGCAAACACGACAGATATGGCCTCACGCCTTCTGCCTAATTGCTCGTATTAAGTTGGGTACTACCTGTGAAATTGAGCTGGAGTCTCATGGTGATTACTCAATGACTTCGGCGCTTCATACTTACTTCAATATTGCCGATATTTCTCAAGTCAGCATATCCGGTTTAGGTTCTCATTACCTCGATACCATAACCGGCACTGAACATGACACGCACGATAAAACACTCACCTTTGCGGGCCCTGTAGATCGTGTTTATAGCCAGCCAGAATCCTTTAGTGTGATTAAGGATCCCGTCTTGGGTCGCAGTATTGAAGTTCACCATCATAATGCCAGCGATGTCGTAACCTGGAACCCGGCGGCTGAAGGTGCCAGCGCGATGAAAGATATGGAAGATGATGGCTATAAAACCATGGTCTGCGTTGAGACGGCCAATGCCAGCCAACCGGTTGAGGTACACAGCGATAAGCCACAATATCTATCAGTGACCATTCGCTGTCATAAAAACGAACCTGCGTAA
- the gapA gene encoding glyceraldehyde-3-phosphate dehydrogenase, giving the protein MTIKVGINGFGRIGRFVFRAAQERTDIEIVAINDLLDAEYMAYMLKYDSTHGRFKGTVEVKDGQLIVNGKKIRVTAERDPENLKWKEVGVDVVAEATGLFLDDATARKHITAGAKKVVLTGPSKDDTPMFVMGVNDSTYAGQDIVSNASCTTNCLAPVAKVLHDKFGIVEALMTTVHATTATQKTVDGPSHKDWRGGRGAAQNIIPSSTGAAKAVGKVIPSLNGKLTGMSFRVPTPDVSVVDLTARLDKPASYKAICEAMKAASEGALKGILGYTEDDVVSTDFLGEKCTSVFDAKAGISLNDHFVKIVAWYDNEIGYSNKVLDLIAHVSK; this is encoded by the coding sequence ATGACTATTAAAGTAGGTATTAACGGTTTTGGCCGTATCGGTCGCTTCGTATTCCGTGCTGCGCAAGAGCGTACTGATATTGAAATCGTTGCAATCAACGACTTGCTCGACGCTGAATACATGGCTTATATGCTGAAGTATGATTCTACGCACGGTCGTTTCAAAGGTACCGTTGAAGTGAAAGACGGTCAGTTAATCGTTAATGGCAAGAAAATCCGTGTAACTGCGGAAAGAGATCCAGAAAACCTGAAATGGAAAGAAGTTGGCGTTGATGTTGTTGCAGAAGCAACTGGCCTGTTCTTGGATGATGCTACCGCTCGTAAGCACATCACCGCTGGCGCTAAAAAAGTGGTGTTAACTGGCCCATCTAAAGACGATACGCCTATGTTCGTTATGGGCGTAAACGATTCTACCTATGCTGGTCAGGACATCGTTTCTAACGCATCTTGTACAACTAACTGTCTGGCTCCAGTTGCTAAAGTTCTGCACGACAAGTTCGGCATTGTTGAAGCACTGATGACCACGGTTCACGCCACTACCGCAACGCAGAAAACCGTTGATGGCCCATCTCACAAAGATTGGCGCGGCGGCCGCGGTGCAGCTCAGAACATCATTCCTTCTTCTACCGGTGCAGCTAAAGCTGTAGGTAAAGTTATTCCTTCACTGAACGGTAAATTAACCGGTATGTCTTTCCGTGTTCCAACGCCAGATGTCTCTGTCGTTGATTTAACTGCACGTTTAGACAAACCAGCTTCTTATAAAGCTATCTGTGAAGCAATGAAAGCTGCTTCTGAAGGTGCTCTGAAAGGTATTCTGGGTTATACCGAAGATGACGTTGTTTCTACTGACTTCTTGGGCGAAAAATGCACTTCTGTATTTGATGCCAAAGCCGGTATCTCTTTGAACGATCACTTCGTGAAAATTGTTGCTTGGTACGATAACGAAATCGGTTATTCAAACAAAGTATTAGACCTGATTGCTCACGTTTCTAAATAA
- the msrB gene encoding peptide-methionine (R)-S-oxide reductase MsrB produces MNNPLNNKIKELSDVQRYVTQERGTEAPFTGHLLHNKQVGIYHCICCDSPLFYSDTKFDSGCGWPSFFEAMSPDAVIYIDDYSHNMHRVEIRCNHCDAHLGHVFPDGPPPTGKRYCINSASMVFVDEQSGEKTLG; encoded by the coding sequence GTGAATAACCCATTGAATAATAAAATCAAAGAATTATCAGATGTCCAACGCTATGTCACTCAGGAGCGCGGAACTGAAGCCCCTTTTACTGGGCATCTTTTGCATAATAAACAGGTAGGAATATACCACTGTATATGCTGTGATTCTCCGCTGTTTTACTCCGATACAAAATTTGATTCTGGTTGTGGATGGCCGAGTTTTTTTGAAGCAATGAGTCCGGATGCTGTTATCTATATTGATGATTACTCGCATAATATGCATAGAGTCGAGATTCGTTGCAACCACTGTGATGCGCATTTGGGACATGTTTTCCCTGATGGACCACCCCCTACCGGAAAGCGTTATTGTATCAATTCAGCCTCAATGGTTTTTGTTGATGAACAGAGTGGAGAGAAGACCCTCGGTTAA